Below is a genomic region from Candidatus Methylomirabilis lanthanidiphila.
GCAGCGAGGAGTAGTGTCGCATAAGTCCTTTTCTAGTAATTGTCATTCCGGGCTTGACCCGGAATCCAGTGCCTTTCTGGATTCTCGCTTTTGCGGGAATGATGGCTGGGGAAATCTGTAAGGCCAAGCGCTGAATTGTCGCACAAAACAGACAACATTGGTCATAACCAGGAGCAACCCTTTGAGGAGCCGGTCAGGCTGCCGATCGAGGAGGTCCTTGACCTGCACACCTTTGCGCCGAAGGAGATTGCCTCGGTGGTTGAGGAGTATCTCTGGCAGTGCCGTCAAGCAGGGATGCCGCAAGTGCGGCTGGTTCATGGGAAGGGGACTGGCACGCAGCGGGCGATCATCCGGCGGCTTCTGACAAACCATCCCGATGTCCTGTCGTTTGCCGATGCGCCAGCAGAGGCCGGGGGATGGGGAGCCACCATGGTGAGATTAAAACCTTACTAGCCGTGGCTTCCAACTATTTCGTTTCTGTATTTTTGGAGCCTTCGGAGTTCATGCGGAGGAGAATCGAGCACTTTTCGAAGCTCTTGCACTGTATCAACTGGCGCAAACTATCTTTCGGTCTCTCGGTCTCCGTTTGCCAACAATATCTACGGGAGCTTTGACTGACTTATCAGGATCGTCTGCGTTGCGCCCTCTCGTAGAACGCATCGCTCTCAATCCCTGTTATCCTCTGCATAGCCCGCCTCGCGGCACGCAACGCCTTCTCCAAGTACTCCGAAAATGAATAAATGCGAACATAGTACCTAAAATGTTGGTATGATTGCGTCCACTGATCAATTGGAAACAGTTTCGCTATTTCAACGCCAGGCATTTCACCCGTGCCCCCTGCAACCAATTCGTGAACACCTTCAAAGCTCGGTGCCATAGGCACATCGACCCAAACCCCAGTACGCCACAACGCTTCGTCAGGTGTGGAGCCCAGATTCCCGTCAATGATAATAAGTTCTTCACCAATTGCCTGTTCGAGTGTCTCCACATGTGCATCTCGCCTAGCCCGATCCTGTAGAGTAGTGAGAAACTCAGTCAAGAGCGGCGTCTCCGCATGAGTGGCAACCGCTTCGCTAAATCTGTAGACTTCACGTGGCAGCAAGCGGTTTACGATGCGATATGAATATTCCTTCGCCAGATCATCACTCGAGCCAAGACCAAGAGGGCCCCGCAGGGCTGAGTCTGTCAACTCCAGGAAGTGCTCGAGTATTTGCATGTCGCTTTCACCATCATCCAACCATGATTGCACCAGCCTCTTCAGTAACCTTGTGAGCATACCCTCTGCAGCTCGAACTTTTGGATGATGGTAAATGTAGCTGTAGAGCATCAGCTTGCATATCACGATTTGTTCTATTGTGTTCAAAGCCTGCCTAGGTAAACGCAGTCGATAGGTCTCATAGTAAGGCAACGGAGACGCAGGTCCCTCAGAATGCCGCTCCGCGCTTGTTGTGCCGACCGACTTGTAGAGTTTCT
It encodes:
- a CDS encoding MutS2 protein; this translates as MSHKTDNIGHNQEQPFEEPVRLPIEEVLDLHTFAPKEIASVVEEYLWQCRQAGMPQVRLVHGKGTGTQRAIIRRLLTNHPDVLSFADAPAEAGGWGATMVRLKPY